In Victivallis sp. Marseille-Q1083, the genomic stretch CTGACTTGGAAAGCCTTGACGGTGATTGCCGATTCATCAACCGTTACCAGGAGAAAATGATATTCCCGCAGCGCAGCCTGCCGGTACCGGTAACTCGGCTCGTTTGGCCGTTCGCCGGCGCGGCAGAGCGTTCCGCCGCCGCCGCCGGTGATCAGATAATGAATGCCGTCGCCGGCCGCATAGCGCCGTTCCGGAGCCTCGGCGCGGGTAAAACGGCGATCATCCGGCACCCAGAGATGTTCGTATTGATGGATATGGCCGGAGAAAACCATCGTGACGCCGTATTTTCGGAACAGCGCTTCGTAGGCGTCCCGCACCGGTTTCAGGCATTGGCCGCGCTCCGGCTTATTCGGGTCGGGCGGGTTTTCCGCCATCGCCGTCGCGTAAAGCGGATGGTGCAGATAGACGAAAATGGCATCGATCGAAGCATCGGCCCGCGCTGCTTGCAGCGTCTCCTCGACCCAGCGGAGCGGGGTGTTGGTCCAGTCGCGATAGCCCTGTTCAAACGAAAGAAACAGGGCGTTTTCGTAGCGGAACGAGTAAAAGGTGCGGCAGGAAAAGCCGCTCGGCACCCGGTCGCGGCATTCCGCCGCCGCCGGATCTTTCGGCGAGGATGGATATTCCGTCGGATCCGTCTCATAGGCGACCTGGAATTTTTCGGCGTAACCGCTGCCGAATACCGCCGGATTGCGGGTGAAGAGCTGTTCTTCCAGGAAGCGTTTGTATTGCAGCGAACCGACCGCGTCATGGTTGCCCATCGTCGGAAAAAAGGGGACGGTTGCCAGCAGCGGGCGGTAATATTCGACAAATTTCCGATAGGAATCCGGCGCGAATCCCAGATACATCAGGTCGCCGGTGTGCAATGCGAAGTCCGGCTTGAGCGCCGCCATGGCCGCCGGCAGAGCGCCGCGTTCCGGCACGCCTTCCAGCGGATCGCTGATCGCCTGCTGGTTGTCGCCGACCACGACGAAACGGAAAGGCGCCCCGTCGGCCAGCCGGCACGCCAGCGCCAGAAAGAAGAGCAATCCCCACCGGGCTGTCCGCCGCCAGGTCATCGGAGTGATTCCTCCCGGTTCAGCCGGCGAAGATGATCGTCCGCCGGCCGGAGGTGATGATCCGGTGCTCGAGATGGGCTTTGACCGCCCGGGTCAACACCCGCCGCTCAATCTCCTTGCCGAGCCGTTTCATATCGGCCGGATCGTCCTCATGGCTGATCCGCTCGACATCCTGCTCGATGATCGGGCCCTCGTCCAGTTCCGCCGTGGCGTAATGCGCCGTGGCGCCGATCATCTTGACGCCGCGCTCCCAGGCGCGCTGATAGGGATTGGCGCCCTGGAAGGCCGGCAGGAAGGCGTGATGGATATTGATGATCTGTCCCGGATAATGCGCGATGAAATCATCGCTCAGGATCTGCATGTAACGCGCCATCACCACCAGGTCGATGCGGTGATGGTCGAGCATATCGATCAGTCTTTTCTCCTGTTCCGCCTTGCGGCCCGGCTCCACCGGCAGGCAGTAGAACGGCACCCGGAATTGATCGGCGACGTATTCCAGCTCCGGGTGGTTGCTGACGATCAGCGGAATTTCGCACGGCAGATCGCCCTCCCGGGTATGGACCAGCAGATCGTAAAGACAATGCGAGGTCTTGGAAACCAGAATCGCCATCCGGCGGATCGGTTCGGTGTAATGCACTTCATAGCTCAACGCCAGCTCCGCCGCCAGCACGGCAAAATCCGCTTCGAGCCGTTTACGGGTGATCGCCATGTCGCGCAGGTCGATTTTGACCCGCATGAAATAACGGTCCTCCTGGGCGTCGGTGTACTGCTGGCAATGCAGGATATTCAGTCCCAGTGCGTAAAAAAAACCGGTGATTTTCGTCACCAAACCCTTTTGGTCCTGACATTGTATCAAAAAAACTGCCTGTTTCATCCGCGTTCCATTCTTTTTTCGGGCTACTTTCGTTCACTGCTGCCGCATCGGCTGGAAGGTGCTGCCGTCCAACTGTCCGGTCGGCACCGCCAGCGGCGGATGGCTGTCGGCCACGCCCCAGCGACGGCTGAACGGCCAGAAGACGAACAACGCTTTGCCGACAATATTGCGGCGCGGCACGACGCCCCAGCCCCGGCTGTCGTAGCTGAACAGCGAATTGTCGCCCATCATGAAATAACTGTCCGGCGGCACTTCGAATTCGGTGCCGTCGACGTTCAAATACTGGCCGATGACCCCGACCGGATTGTTCGTATGGCCGTGATAACCGCCCTGATTGCTGTAAATTTTTTGAAACGCTTCGGAGAATGCCGTTGCCGGCTGAAATTCGGCGTCGCCGGCCGGTTTGATCCACAACTGATTGTTGACGATTTTCAGCGTGTCGCCGGGCAGGCCGACCAGCCGTTTGATATAGTAGAGGCCGGACATTTCCACCAGCGGCCGGCCGCCGGCGCCGATGATGCCTTCGGTGTTGAAGACGACGACATCCCCCCGGTTCATGCCGAACAGGTGGTGGCTGATCCGGTCGACGAACAGGTGGTCGCCCAGCGACAGGTAGCCGTCGGCCAGCACCTCGCCGGGACGAAAGCCGCCGAAACGGTCCAGGCGCGCATATTCGCGCACTTTTTTCGGCTCGCCCGGCAGCTGGTAATGTTCTCCGCCGATGACGAATTCGGTGTCGGTGAAAATGCCGTTGGCGGTGACCGCCTTGACGCTGCCCGGCTCCAGGTAGCCGCCGCGGCCGATTTCAGCCCGGGCCGGCCGGGTGGAAAACAGCAGGAAATCGAGAAATTCCGGCAGTTTGCCCTGATAGGGGTTGGCTTTGCCCTGTTCGGCGATATAGTGGACGCCGAACAGAGTCGGCTGCATGCTGCCGGTCGGTATCTGGAACGGCTGCAATGCCAGCGCCCGGATGCCGAACGCCACCACCAACGCCACCGCCGCCACGTCGAGATATTCCCGCAGCGTTTGAAACGACGGCGGCGGGCAATATTCCGCCAGCCGCGCCTGGCAGTTGCCGAGGAAGGCGTCGATTGCCACCGGATCCCGGCTTTTCAGCAGCGACTGCACCTCGCCGTTGAGTTCGGCCAGCTTGTTCTTCTGCTCGGTGGCCAGAAGGTCGTCGTCGCGGTGGGCGAGCAGCCGCACCTGGGCGCCGAAATGTTTGAGTTTCCGGCGGCGGCGGCGCAATTTCCAATATTCCAACATAGCAGCTCCCAAAATCTTTTATTCCGTTTCACCGGAACGCAGGACGGCGACGAAAGCCTCCTGCGGAATGTTCACTTTGCCGATCAGCTTCATCCGTTTTTTGCCTTCCTTCTGCTTTTCCAGCAGTTTCCGCTTCCGGGTGATGTCGCCGCCGTAGCATTTGGCCAGCACGTTTTTGCGAAGCTGGCGGATCGTTTCGCGGGCGACGACTTTGCCGCCGACCGCCGCCTGAATGGCGATCTGGAACATCTGCGGCGGAATGACGTCTTTGAGCCGCTCCGCCAACTGGCGGCCGCGCTGATAGGCCATGTCGACATGGACGATGGAAGCGAAGGCGTCGACCGGCTCGCCGTTGACCAGGATGTCCAGCCGGACCAGCTTGCCGGCCCGGTAACCGGATTGTTCGTAATCCATGCTGCCGTAGCCGCGGGTGATCGACTTGAGCTTGTCGTGAAAATCGATCAGAATTTCATGCATCGGCATGTCGGCGGTGACGATGACGTGGTTGCCGTCGACCGACGCCGTATTCGTACAGACGCCGCGCTTGGACATGATCAGGTTCATCACGTCGCCGATGTAGGTGCTCGGCAGCATGATTTTCGCCTCGATGATCGGTTCTTCGATCCGGTCGATGCCGGACGGGTCCGGCAGGTGCACCGGATTGTCGACTTCCTCCATCGTGCCGTCCTTCATATAAACGTGATAAATGACGCTCGGATAGGTCGCGATGATGTCCATGTTGTATTCCCGCCGCAGCCGTTCCTGGATGATCTCCATGTGCAGCAGGCCGAGAAAACCGCAGCGGAATCCGAATCCCAGCGCCGCCGAGGTTTCCGCCTGGTAGAGGAACGCGGCGTCGTTGAGCTGCAATTTGGCCATGCTGGCCTTCAACTGCTCGTAGTCGGCGGTATCGATCGGGTAGATGCCGCTGAACACCATCGGCCGGATTTCCCGGAAACCGGGCAGCGGTTCGGCGCACGGATTTTTGATTTCGGTCATCGTGTCGCCGATCCGGGTGTCGGAAGGACTCTTGATATTCGGAATGACGTAGCCGATCGAACCGGCTTCGAGCGACTCGGACGGCCGCATCTCCGGACCGAAAAAACCGACTTCCTTGATTTCGCTCTCCAGCCGGTTGCTGAACAGTTTGATCCGGTCGCCGCGCCGGAATTCGCCGCTGAACACCCGGACGTAAGTGACCACGCCGCGGTAGGCATCGTAATTGGAATCGAAGATCAGTGCGCTGCTGCCGCTGTAACGCGCCGCCGACGGCGGCGGAATGCGGCGGATGATCGCCTCGATCACCGCCGGCACGCCTTCGCCGGTCTTGCCGCTGACCAGCAGCGCCTCCTCGCGCGGAATGGCCAGCACCTCTTCCATCTGCTCCAGGCACATCGCCACATCGGAGGCCGGCAGGTCGATCTTGTTGATCAGCGGGATGATTTTCAGGTTCTGCCGGAAGGCCAGATTGACGTTGGCCACGGTTTGGGCCTGCACCCCCTGGGTGGCATCGATCAGCAGCAGCGCGCCTTCGCAGGCGCCCAGCGAACGGCTGACTTCGTAGGTGAAGTCGACGTGGCCCGGCGTATCGTTCAAATTCAATTCGTAGGTTTGCCCGTCCAGCGTGAAATGCATCCGGACCGGGTGCGATTTGATCGTGATGCCGCGCTCCCGCTCCAGGTCCATGCCGTCGAGCAACTGCTCCTGCAAATCCCGTTCATCGACCGTGTGGGTGTATTCCAGCAGCCGGTCGGCCAGCGTGGATTTGCCGTGGTCGATATGGGCGATAATTGAAAAGTTACGGATCAGTTCAAGTTTTGCCATATTCTCTAAAGATTATACCGTTTTTTCGTCAAGATTCAAAAGAATACTATATCATCGTTTCCGCCGCGGTGCAACCGGATATGCCGGATATTTCGCGTCGGTTCGGCCGATGATGCACCGGCGGCGGCAGATGGAAATGGCGGAAAACTCGAACCGCGTCAGCAGCTTCGGATGCTGCTTTGCCGGTAAAGGTTGTTGCCCTGGCAATCGATCGCCGCTACCAGCGGCAGGGCTTCCACTTGCATTTCGTACATCGCTTCCGGTCCGAGATCTTCGAACGCGACCGTCCGGCAGCTTTTGATGCACCGGGCGATCAACGCGCCGGCACCGCCGGTGGCGGCGAAATAAACGCCGCCGTAACGTTTCATCGCTTCGATCACCGCCGGGTTGCGGTCGCCTTTGCCGATCATGCCGCGCAGGCCGCATTCGGCCAGCAGCCGCGGCGAATAGGCGTCCATCCGGCCGCTGGTGGTCGGACCGGCGCTGCCGACCGGCCGCCCCGGCGGGGCCGGGCAGGGGCCGACGAAATAGATGATCCGGTCATGCAGATCGACCGGCAACGGCCGCCCGGCATCCAGCAGCGCGCACAGGCGTTTGTGCGCAGCATCGCGGCCGGTGTAGATGGTGCCATCCAGGAGAATACGCATGCCGGCCCGGAGTTTCTGGACTTTTTCCAGCGTCAGCGGGGTGGTCAGACGGATCGTTTCGCTCATGATACCGGGCTCCTTACAGCTCAAAACCGGCGTGGCGCGCCGCGTGACAATTCAAATTGACCGCCACCGGCAGCGAAGCGATGTGGCAGGGATAATAATTGATATGCACCGCCAGGGCCGTCACCGAACCGCCCAACCCCTGCGGACCGACGCCGCTTTGGTTGATCCGCGCCAGGATTTCCCGTTCCAGCCCGGCGTAGTCGGCGTCGTCGCTCGGCTGGCCGACCGGCCGCAGCAGCGCTTTTTTGGCCAGGAAGGCGGCCTGTTCGAAGGTGCCGCCGATGCCAACGCCGACGATGGTCGGCGGACAGGGGTTGCCGCCGGCTTTGACGACGGTTTCGGTGACGAAATCGATGACGCCGTCACGGCCGTCGGACGGTTTGAGCATCCGCAGGGCGCTCATATTTTCCGAGCCGCCGCCTTTCGGAGCCAGGATGACCGACAGCCGGTTGCCGGGGACGATCGACAGGTGAATGATCGGCGGCGTGTTGTCGGTGGTGTTTTTACGTTGAAACAGCGGATCGCTGACGATCGATTTGCGCAGGTAGCCGCGGCGGTAGCCGTCGGCGACCCCGGCGGTAATCGCCTCGTAGATGCTGCCGCCGTCCAGCTTGACCAGCTCGCCGATTTCGACGAAAAAGACGGCGAAACCGGTATCCTGGCAGATCGGCAGCCGTTCGGCGGCGGCGATTCTGGCATTCTCCAGGCATTGCTGCAGAAAATCCCGGCCCAGTTCACCCTGCTCGAATTGCAGCGCCCGGTTCAACGCCGCCGAAACGTCCTCCGGCAGTTGACAGGCCGCCTGCAGACAGCAGGCGCTGACCGCATCGACCACCTGTTGAAACGGCACTACCCGCAACATGTCCTGCGGTGACGCGCCGATTTTCAATTTCAATTTTTTCGATCCGTCCATGATTGCATTCCGTCAGTTTAATTCGATATAGTGCGTTTGGATTTCCGGCGTCCGTTCGGCGATGTTGGACAGATGGTCACCGAGTTTTTCCAGTTCGCCGAGCATCTCGATGTAGATGACGCTGTGCGCCAGATTGCAGTTGCCGCGCCGCAGCCGTTCGATGTGCTCTTCCTCGTATTGCGCGGTCAGCCGGTTGATTTTCTTCTCATTTTTCAGCGCGATCCGGACTTTTTCATTGTCGACGCTGCCGAGCGCTTCGACGACGTCCTTGGCCAGTTCATCGAGCAGGCTCCAGATTTTTTTCAAATCCTTGCGGCCCTGTTCCGACAGCTTCTTGTCGGTCCGGACCAGCCGCTGCGCCAACTGCATGATGTTGGCGGTGTGGTCGGCAATCCGTTCGGCATCGTTGGTGCAGTGCATCAGCAGCGGCACCAGCTCCGACTGGGGCAGCGACAGTTCACGGCGGGTGATCTGCACCAGATAATCGGTGACCTCGCGCTGCTGGGCGTCGATGGAGTTCTCCAGCTTGTCCAGCCGTTCGCAGTCCTCCGGCGTATAGTTCAGCTTCATGAAATGCTGGTTCAACGCCTCGTCCACCATCAGCCAGGATTTTTTGACCATGCCGCGGATGGCGAATACCGCCTGTTCCAATGCGATCGACGGCGTGTCGAGCAGGCGCGGTTCGAGGCGGGTGGTGACCACTTCTTCGTTCTGCCGGATCGGGATGAAGAAGTTGCAGATTCTGGCGAACAGCCCGATGAACGGCAGCAGCAGCATGACGTTCAGCACGTTGAACAACGTGTGCGCCATGGCGATGTGCCGCTCGACGTTTTGCGGGATGACGGCGAAAACGTCGCCGGGCGTGATTATATTGATGAAATAGAGGAAAATCGGCATGTTGCGCGATCCCCACGGCACATAGAAAAGAACCAGCATGATGCCGGTGCCGATCGCATTGAACAGGAAATGGGCCAGCGCCGCCTGTTTGGCCGGCCGGTTGGCGGCCAGCGAGGCGAGGAAGGCGGTGATGGTCGTGCCGATGTTGGTGCCGAGCAGCAGAGGAACGGCGGTGTAAAAGCTGATCAGTCCGCCGGCTGCCAGGGCCAGCACGATGCCCATCGCCGCCGAACTGGACTGGATGACAAATGTCATCAGCGTGCCGATGGCGATGGCGGCGAGGACCGCGCCGAACGGCATGAAGGAGTTGCCGTCCGGCGTGCAGTCGAAGGTGGCGAAAAACTCTTTGAACGACGGGAAATCACCCAGGATTTTCAATTCATCGCTCATGATGCCCATGCCGAAGAACAGCATTCCGAAGCCGAAAATGGTCTCTCCCCAGCCCCGGACCGAGTTGCGTTTGGAGAGCATCATCACCAGTAGGCCGATGAAGATGGCCGGCATCGCCAGCCCGCCGAGATCGAATGAGATGACCTGGGCGGTAATGGTCGTACCGATGTTGGCGCCGAAAATAATGCCGATACCCTGGGTGAGGTTCAGCAAGCCGGCGTTGATGAAGCCGATGACCATCACCGTCGTGGCGCTGGAGGATTGAATGACGGCGGTCACCGCCGTGCCGGCCAGCACGGCGACGACGCCGTTGCTGGCGAAAAAGTGCAGAATGCGTTTCATCTTGTCGCCGGCGATTTTCTGCAGTCCGTCGCTCATCAGCTTCATGCCGAAGATGAACAGCGCCAGTCCGCCGAGCACGGTGATGACGACGCTGGACAGATTTAGCCCGAGCGCCCGGACCGGCAGGCCGCGGACGTAATAGCCGCTGCCCGGATCGGCGACTTCGATGTCGTAATGGTAGGCGCCGGTTTTGCTGCCGGTACGCAGTTCCGCCGTCGCTTCGCCGGATTCGTCGGTGACGGCCATGCCGGGCGACACCGATCCGCTGTTCCGGCCGTCGGGCGAAGCGGTGGCATTGAAATAAATCGGCACCCCGCTGGCCGGCGTGCCGTCTTCCCGGACCAGTTTGACTTTCAGCGGCTCGGCAAGCGTTTCGCCGGCGGTGCCCTGCAGGCCGCTGCCGCTGATTCTGATGCCGGAAATAAAACGGGCCTGGATTCGTCTGGACGGCGCCGAGGCCGGAATGATGTCGATGTACTGGTCGCCGGTGCGTTTGCCGGCGGTCACTTTGACGTCGACACAGCCGGAGACATCGGTGGTCGCTTCCGCCGGTTCAATGGTCAGATCGGAGTGAGGGGACGGTTCGAAGCGGAGTTTTTCCCCGGCAAGCGGTTCCCGGCTGCCTTTGCCGCCGAAAGCGCTTTTTTGGACCGGGCCGAGCACTTCGACGCGGAGAGTTTTTTCAAAGGGTTCGCCCGGCAGCGCGCACTGGCTGTCGCCCTGCAGGATCGTGACCTGGTCGACCGGGAGTTTTTGTTGAGAATCGCCGCAACCGTTGAGCAGGAGACATACCGGCAGAAGCAGGGTCAACAGCATGGCTCGCCACATCCGACAATGTTTTTGTTGCATCAAATATCCTGTTGTTGCTGTCATCTTCATATATGATGTATTTTATAATATATCCTGAAAAACGTCCTGAAACAACCCCGAGGACCGGAGAAAGCCGATAAAAAAGCCCGGATGCGGTTGGAAAACGCTCCGGGCAGTCGAAGGGATTATTTGATTTGTTTGCGCTTGACGCGCGGCGTGCCGGCAACCGCGGCGGCGAATGCCGGCCGGCGACGCGCGGCGTGAGCGCGGCCGAATGCCCGGCCGGAGAGTTCCTGCCGCACTTGACGCCGGTTGCCGGCGCCGTCGGACGGCCTTTGCCCCTGGCGGCCGGTCGGATCGTCGGCGTCGTCCTCTTCCGGCGCGCGGGCGATGGCGACCAGCGGAGCGCCGTCATGTCCGGCCCGGCGGAATGCTTTGAGCAGCAGTTCGGCATCGTCGGCATCGACTTCGAGGAAGGAAAAGTGGTCGAAGGAATCCACTTTGCCGATGCGGTTGCTGCGCAATCCGGTTTTCTGGAAGATCAATTCCAGCAGTTTTCCGGCCCCGTAACCTTCCGCCTTGCCGAGCGCCATGAAAAGGCGGAGCTGGATGCCGCTGCGGCGTTCCCGGCCGCGCTTGCGCCCGGAGGAGAGTTCCGGATAGGTTTCCGGCAGCAGTTCGGCGCGATAGGTCAGGCGGAGCAGCGCGGCCAGCAGTTCGGTGTGATCATGATGCTGCGACAACTCTTCGGCGAATTGCCGGTAGGCGTTGTGCCGGTTGTCGGCGATGACGCTGCCGAGCTGTTCGAGAATGCGGTTCTTTTTGCGGTTGACGACTGCGGCGCCGTCCGGCAGTTCGCCTTTGCGGATTTCTATTTTCGCCTCGCGCTTGATCTGGTTCAGGGTCCGGAATTCCGCCGGAGTGACGAAAGTGATCGCGGTGCCCCGCCGCCCGGCCCGGCCGGTGCGGCCGATCCGGTGAATGTAAGATTCGCTGTTTTGCGGGATGGAGTAATTGATCACGTGGGTCAGGTGATTGACGTCGATGCCGCGGGCGGCGACATCGGTGGCGATCAGGACGCTGAATTTGCGCGCCTTGAACCGCTCGATCAGCCGGGTGCGCTGGGCCTGGGCGACATCGCCGTGCAGCGCTTCGACGGCCAGTCCGCGGTTCTGCAGTTTTTCCGTCAACTCATCGACGTCGCTGCGGGTCCGGCAGAAGACCAGCGCATATATTTCCGGTTCGACATCGATCAGCCGGGCCAGCGCTTCGAGTTTGTCGGCGCGCTGAACTTCGAAATAGAACTGGTCGGTCAGCGGCGTGTCGGTTTCCGGTTCGGTGATCCGGATGATTTCGTAACCGCGCATGAATTGCGCTGCGATCTTCATGATCGGCGGCGGCATCGTCGCCGAGAACATCAACATGCGTTTCTGCTCCGGCGTGGAGCCGAGAATCGTTTCGATTTCCTCGAGAAATCCCATATTGAGCATCTCGTCGGCCTCGTCGAGCACGGCGAATTCGATCGAATCGAGTTTCAGCGCCTTGCGTTCGATCAGGTCGATGACTCGTCCCGGCGTTCCGACGACGATGTCGACGCCTCCCTTCAGGCGCCGCAGTTGGATGTCGATTGCCTGGCCGCCGTAGATCGGCGCCACCGACAAACGGCGGTTGCCCTGAAGCGACTGGATTTCCTCGGCGATCTGGATGGTCAGTTCCCGGGTCGGCGCCAGGATCAGCGCCTGGACACGGCCGGCCTCGGGCCGGATGATTTCGATGATCGGAATGGCGAAGGCGGCGGTTTTGCCGGTGCCGGTCCGGGCCTGGCCGATGACATCCTGTTCGCCGGCCAGCAGCAGCGGAATGGCGGCGGCCTGAATGGCGGAGGGTTGTTCGAATCCCTTCTCGGCCAACGCGTCGATGGTGGTTTCGGAAATGCCGAGACGGCGGAAACTGTCGAGATTGCTCATCAATGACTTCTTTCTTTGAAAATGAGTTGTTGGGCCGACTCTTTCCGGAAGATAATTATGGAGCAATACGCACAATTTGCCGACGAATTATATATCAGGAGCGATCGACTTGAGTGGTTTACTATACCATCGATCGATGAAAATGCAATGCGCAATTGAGAAAAGTGTCCAGAATATGAGAAATTTGTCCAGGCTGTCAATCCTGTCGCAACAGCGGAAATCCGGGTGCCGCCGAAAATTACCGGCGATACAACTGGCGGCGGTTGGGCCGTTCCGGCAGGGCTTCCGCCTGCTCGACAGTGGCGGCGTCGTAGCGGGCCAGCAGCCTGGCGTCAAGCAAGCTCCAGGCGCGCCAGTTCGGCAGCCGGTCGCGCAACCCGGCAATCAGACCATGATAATAGGGCAGATAGGATGCCGCAGGAAATTGCGCGGCGTACCGGGTTGACAGCAGATCAAAGGCCGGCAGCGCCTCCGGTCCCAGCAGTTGTAAATATTCGATGTCCAGTTCGGCCGGGCTTTCCGGGGTGATTGTCTGCCCGGCCGATGCCACTTCCCGGCAATTCTGGACGTTAAAACAGGCGATCCAGCCGCGGATCGGCAGCCAGCCCAACAACGTCAGCAGCAGAATCAAGGTCAGTAAGTTGGTGTTGACCAGCCAGAAATTGCTGCGATGAAGCAGAATCTTGAGCATGATCCACACCAGGCCGGCTACGACCAGCAGCATCCAGATTCCAGCGGCGAACCGCAGCAGCGTCAGGCTGTAAATCGTCACGTATTTTTCCAGCCGCAACAGGGAGGATATGACCAGGAAAACGTTCTGGAACAAAAAGAGATAAACCAGATAACGCGTCAATTTCCATTCGCGGCCACGCCGATCGCCGCTGAAAAATACGATGGTGATCAGGGCGGCGAGCAGTGCGGTGACGATCAACGGATAGGCGCCGCGGTGGGCGTAGGCGGCGAACGTCATGCCTTCCGGCAGGGCGACGCCGGCCCAAAGATATTCGATGTCGAAGATGTTCGGCAGCAGAAAAACCAGATTGAGGAAGACCAGGCAGCGGGTGATGAGGAGGCGGAAAAAAGAAACGGTGTCCATTCCCAGTTTTCCGGCCAGCCGTTTGGCGGTGTCCGGTTTTTCAGCGGGAGAACGTCCGCCGGAGAACGAGGTGAAGATTTCGCCGATATTCCGGCAGAAGTTGCCGATGAAACCGATCTTTTGACAGACCTGCTTCCCGGCGAGCAGCCGCAGGAACCCCCAGAGCAGGGCGGCGAACAGGAGCCAGAAGAGGACGCG encodes the following:
- a CDS encoding DEAD/DEAH box helicase, with amino-acid sequence MSNLDSFRRLGISETTIDALAEKGFEQPSAIQAAAIPLLLAGEQDVIGQARTGTGKTAAFAIPIIEIIRPEAGRVQALILAPTRELTIQIAEEIQSLQGNRRLSVAPIYGGQAIDIQLRRLKGGVDIVVGTPGRVIDLIERKALKLDSIEFAVLDEADEMLNMGFLEEIETILGSTPEQKRMLMFSATMPPPIMKIAAQFMRGYEIIRITEPETDTPLTDQFYFEVQRADKLEALARLIDVEPEIYALVFCRTRSDVDELTEKLQNRGLAVEALHGDVAQAQRTRLIERFKARKFSVLIATDVAARGIDVNHLTHVINYSIPQNSESYIHRIGRTGRAGRRGTAITFVTPAEFRTLNQIKREAKIEIRKGELPDGAAVVNRKKNRILEQLGSVIADNRHNAYRQFAEELSQHHDHTELLAALLRLTYRAELLPETYPELSSGRKRGRERRSGIQLRLFMALGKAEGYGAGKLLELIFQKTGLRSNRIGKVDSFDHFSFLEVDADDAELLLKAFRRAGHDGAPLVAIARAPEEDDADDPTGRQGQRPSDGAGNRRQVRQELSGRAFGRAHAARRRPAFAAAVAGTPRVKRKQIK
- a CDS encoding DUF4173 domain-containing protein, with translation MMNPSDDLLLPANFFLPVLIGLVMLADYLFFDWPIGWTLGGYLLLLGVIVLPRSRQSFRQFPVWFGAGLLLINGLSIVFQPNALNILLASLGLLLYRFGVKGLKTADLSLPVLLRRYLVFGTTGWFNWVIDLDNRLNRRDRRWLRQFLRVFCFWVLPLGLALFFLNFFIAANPLVEQLCTAITRFLEQWWSKVNLRRVLFWLLFAALLWGFLRLLAGKQVCQKIGFIGNFCRNIGEIFTSFSGGRSPAEKPDTAKRLAGKLGMDTVSFFRLLITRCLVFLNLVFLLPNIFDIEYLWAGVALPEGMTFAAYAHRGAYPLIVTALLAALITIVFFSGDRRGREWKLTRYLVYLFLFQNVFLVISSLLRLEKYVTIYSLTLLRFAAGIWMLLVVAGLVWIMLKILLHRSNFWLVNTNLLTLILLLTLLGWLPIRGWIACFNVQNCREVASAGQTITPESPAELDIEYLQLLGPEALPAFDLLSTRYAAQFPAASYLPYYHGLIAGLRDRLPNWRAWSLLDARLLARYDAATVEQAEALPERPNRRQLYRR